In Burkholderia contaminans, the following proteins share a genomic window:
- a CDS encoding RidA family protein yields MQTQVKKPISQVPIQRIERSDALPPPRFRYSPAVRVGSDVYVSGLVGLDPATGALADATAAGQTRQILRNLQALCAEQGWSLERIVLARVYCAGPAAAEGMNEVWSEFFEQLALPARTFTVVQALPLGAAVEIEFQLSI; encoded by the coding sequence GTGCAGACCCAAGTCAAGAAACCAATCTCGCAGGTACCTATCCAGCGCATTGAGCGCTCGGACGCGCTTCCGCCACCTCGTTTCCGGTACTCGCCTGCGGTGCGGGTCGGCTCGGATGTGTATGTATCGGGGCTGGTCGGCCTGGACCCGGCAACTGGCGCGCTGGCCGATGCTACGGCTGCGGGTCAGACACGGCAGATTCTGCGCAACCTGCAAGCCCTGTGTGCCGAGCAAGGGTGGTCGCTCGAACGCATCGTGCTGGCGCGCGTGTACTGCGCCGGCCCAGCTGCGGCAGAAGGCATGAATGAGGTGTGGAGCGAATTCTTTGAGCAACTCGCGCTACCCGCCAGAACCTTCACAGTCGTGCAGGCCCTCCCGCTGGGGGCTGCGGTGGAAATCGAGTTCCAGTTGTCGATCTGA
- a CDS encoding MarR family winged helix-turn-helix transcriptional regulator yields MEGKGLVEHSRSVSDRRVMNLALTEAGQAVVAQIPGIAPKALNACLRKFSKAGFDELTRLLRKFIGE; encoded by the coding sequence ATGGAGGGCAAGGGGCTCGTCGAGCATTCGCGCAGCGTGAGCGATCGGCGGGTGATGAACCTCGCGCTGACCGAAGCGGGGCAGGCGGTTGTCGCCCAGATTCCGGGGATTGCGCCGAAGGCGCTCAACGCCTGCTTGCGGAAATTCTCGAAGGCGGGGTTTGATGAACTGACCCGGCTGCTGCGCAAGTTCATCGGCGAGTAA
- a CDS encoding FadR/GntR family transcriptional regulator has protein sequence MEQGKDRSLVAKVMDGLVSGIVEDKYGGILPPQDVLSKEFDVSRTVMREALSMLLARDMLDVRPKVGTRVRPMRDWRMIDEDVVSWRFRAKPDPQFMRDVIEFRMLIEPRATAQAAVRATAADIAGIREAFDAFKVLQPGDAGYDTADELLHTRIVQASGNQFFQQMAAIVRGAVRLVNPRVVQKEGAHDIVVKAHARVVDAIERRDPREAEAASLALIDFSADEISRDFSVDVPMRA, from the coding sequence ATGGAGCAGGGCAAAGACCGGTCACTGGTCGCCAAAGTGATGGATGGGCTTGTCTCGGGTATCGTCGAGGACAAGTACGGCGGCATCTTGCCGCCGCAGGACGTGCTGTCGAAAGAGTTCGATGTGAGTCGCACCGTGATGCGGGAAGCGCTATCGATGTTGCTTGCACGCGACATGCTCGACGTGCGTCCGAAAGTCGGCACGCGCGTGCGGCCGATGCGCGACTGGCGGATGATCGACGAAGACGTGGTGAGCTGGCGATTCCGGGCGAAACCCGATCCGCAGTTCATGCGCGACGTCATCGAATTCCGGATGCTGATCGAACCGCGTGCGACCGCGCAGGCGGCGGTGCGTGCGACGGCTGCCGACATCGCTGGCATCCGCGAAGCGTTCGATGCGTTCAAGGTGCTGCAGCCGGGCGACGCCGGCTACGACACGGCGGACGAGTTGCTGCATACGCGGATCGTGCAGGCGAGCGGCAACCAGTTCTTCCAGCAGATGGCGGCGATCGTGCGCGGTGCAGTGCGTCTCGTGAATCCGCGTGTCGTGCAGAAGGAAGGTGCACACGACATCGTCGTGAAGGCGCATGCACGTGTGGTCGACGCGATCGAGCGTCGCGATCCGCGCGAAGCCGAAGCCGCTTCGCTCGCGCTGATCGATTTCAGCGCCGACGAGATCTCGCGCGATTTCTCCGTCGACGTGCCCATGCGCGCCTGA
- the rpiA gene encoding ribose-5-phosphate isomerase RpiA — MTQDELKRLVGQAAADYVIQNVPEGAVIGVGTGSTANCFIDALAVVKARYRGAVSSSVATTERLKSHGIKVFDLNEVDSLQVYVDGADEIDASGAMIKGGGGALTREKIVASVADTFVCIADASKRVPVLGAFPLPIEVVPMARTAIGRRVTALGGVPVLRVTKDGAPYITDNGNEIIDVKGLQIADPRGFEAQVNAWPGVVTVGLFAERGANLCLLGTENGVETIVYSAN, encoded by the coding sequence ATGACTCAAGACGAACTCAAACGCCTCGTCGGCCAGGCCGCCGCTGATTACGTGATCCAGAACGTGCCGGAAGGCGCCGTGATCGGTGTCGGCACCGGCTCGACCGCCAACTGCTTCATCGACGCGCTCGCCGTCGTCAAGGCGCGCTATCGCGGCGCCGTGTCGAGCTCCGTCGCCACGACCGAACGCCTGAAGTCGCACGGCATCAAGGTGTTCGACCTGAACGAGGTCGACTCGCTGCAGGTGTACGTCGACGGCGCCGACGAGATCGACGCGAGCGGCGCGATGATCAAGGGCGGCGGCGGCGCGCTGACGCGCGAGAAGATCGTCGCGTCGGTGGCCGATACGTTCGTCTGCATCGCGGACGCCAGCAAGCGCGTGCCGGTGCTCGGCGCGTTCCCGCTGCCGATCGAAGTCGTGCCGATGGCGCGCACGGCGATCGGCCGGCGCGTGACCGCGCTCGGCGGTGTGCCGGTGCTGCGCGTGACGAAGGACGGTGCACCGTACATCACGGACAACGGCAACGAGATCATCGACGTGAAGGGCCTGCAGATCGCCGATCCGCGCGGTTTCGAAGCGCAGGTGAACGCATGGCCGGGCGTCGTGACGGTCGGCCTGTTCGCCGAGCGCGGTGCGAATCTGTGCTTGCTCGGCACGGAAAACGGCGTTGAAACGATCGTGTATTCGGCCAATTGA
- a CDS encoding tRNA U-34 5-methylaminomethyl-2-thiouridine biosynthesis protein: MTQGRILSGFLAPHPPHLVYGENPPQNEPRSQGGWEPLRWAYEQVRENIERLRPDVLLVHSPHWITQVGHHFLGVPRLTGRSVDPIFPNLFRYDFGMDVDVELAEACCEEAARLGLVGKMMRNPKFRVDYGTITTLHMVRPQWDIPVVGISANNTPYYLNTQEGQGEMDLLGRATREAIRKTGRRAILLASNTLSHWHFHEEPELPEDMTKEHPERYDGYKWDVRMIDLMRQGRMREVFELLPQFIDDAFAEVKSGAFTWMHAAMGYPELAGKLYGYGTVIGTGNAVIEWNLEEAGLSGLEPLAEPA, from the coding sequence ATGACCCAAGGCAGAATTCTTTCCGGCTTCCTGGCACCCCATCCGCCCCACCTGGTCTACGGCGAGAATCCGCCACAGAACGAGCCGCGCTCGCAGGGCGGCTGGGAGCCGTTGCGCTGGGCTTACGAGCAGGTACGCGAGAACATCGAACGGCTCAGGCCCGATGTCCTGCTCGTCCACTCCCCACACTGGATCACCCAGGTCGGCCACCATTTCCTGGGGGTGCCCCGGCTCACGGGGCGCTCCGTCGATCCGATCTTCCCGAACCTGTTCCGCTACGACTTCGGCATGGATGTCGACGTGGAACTGGCCGAGGCGTGTTGCGAGGAAGCAGCCAGGCTGGGCCTGGTCGGCAAGATGATGCGCAACCCCAAGTTCCGTGTCGATTACGGAACCATCACCACGTTGCACATGGTTCGCCCGCAATGGGATATCCCCGTGGTGGGCATCTCCGCCAACAACACGCCGTACTACCTCAATACCCAGGAAGGCCAGGGGGAAATGGATCTGCTGGGACGCGCCACGCGCGAGGCCATCCGCAAGACCGGACGACGCGCCATTCTTCTTGCCAGCAACACGTTGTCGCACTGGCACTTCCACGAGGAACCGGAGCTGCCCGAGGATATGACCAAGGAGCATCCGGAGCGCTACGACGGCTACAAGTGGGACGTTCGCATGATCGACCTGATGCGCCAGGGACGCATGAGGGAGGTCTTCGAACTCCTGCCTCAATTCATCGACGACGCCTTTGCCGAAGTGAAATCCGGTGCCTTCACCTGGATGCACGCCGCAATGGGTTACCCGGAACTTGCCGGCAAGCTGTACGGGTACGGAACGGTCATCGGGACCGGCAACGCGGTGATCGAATGGAATCTCGAGGAAGCAGGCCTGTCGGGCCTTGAACCGCTGGCGGAACCCGCCTGA
- the rlmB gene encoding 23S rRNA (guanosine(2251)-2'-O)-methyltransferase RlmB, which translates to MSRLKVLYGFHAVTARLRHDASTVAEVLYDQTRRDRRMQDFLHTAKEAGVRLIAADETRLWGLAHTERHQGVVARVEDIPLAQNLSELLDGIQGPALLLVLDGVTDPHNLGACLRVADSAGAHAVIAPRDRAVGLNATAAKVASGAADTVPYITVTNLARALRELKDAGVWIIGTSDEASATLYETKLDGPVALVMGAEGEGMRRLTRDTCDEVMSIPMAGSVESLNVSVASGVCLYEAVRQRRVKG; encoded by the coding sequence ATGTCACGTCTGAAGGTTCTTTACGGTTTTCATGCGGTGACCGCACGTTTGCGGCACGATGCATCGACGGTTGCGGAGGTGCTGTACGACCAGACGCGCCGCGACCGCCGCATGCAGGACTTCCTGCACACCGCGAAGGAAGCGGGCGTGCGGCTGATCGCGGCCGATGAAACGCGCCTGTGGGGCCTCGCGCATACCGAGCGTCACCAGGGCGTCGTGGCGCGTGTCGAGGACATCCCGCTCGCGCAGAACCTGTCCGAACTGCTCGACGGCATCCAGGGCCCCGCGCTGCTGCTGGTGCTTGATGGTGTCACCGATCCGCACAACCTCGGCGCGTGCCTGCGTGTCGCCGATTCGGCTGGCGCGCATGCGGTGATCGCGCCGCGCGACCGCGCGGTCGGCCTGAATGCCACCGCGGCCAAGGTGGCGAGCGGCGCGGCGGATACGGTGCCGTACATCACGGTGACGAACCTCGCCCGTGCGCTGCGCGAGCTGAAGGACGCCGGCGTGTGGATCATCGGCACGTCGGACGAGGCATCGGCGACGCTCTACGAAACGAAGCTCGACGGTCCCGTCGCGCTCGTGATGGGCGCGGAAGGCGAAGGCATGCGCCGGCTGACGCGCGACACCTGCGACGAAGTGATGAGCATTCCGATGGCCGGCAGCGTGGAAAGCCTGAACGTGTCGGTCGCGAGCGGCGTGTGCCTGTACGAAGCCGTGCGCCAGCGGCGCGTGAAGGGCTGA
- a CDS encoding aliphatic sulfonate ABC transporter substrate-binding protein, producing the protein MTSTNRRAFARVILAAGLAAAGVRTHAENAPDVLRIGYQKSSTIITLLKTRGALEQALAPLGLRVSWHEFASGLPLTEALNVGAVDFSADVADTVPVFAQAARARFVYVAQEAPSPKAQAIIVKQGSALRTLADLKDKRIAVTKAAGSHYLLLAALARAKLGPADVAVHYLTPADGRAAFERDSVDAWITWDPYVASVDRNPDVRILADGNGLASYQRYYLASSSFAAARPDVLQILFDQLSQAGTWLRDHPQEAANTLAPIWGLDAATIARANTRRSYVVRAVVAQNFSEQQKIADTFLAAGLLPARVDTSQAQRWNFVAKRAEPVGV; encoded by the coding sequence ATGACGTCGACGAACCGCCGCGCATTTGCGCGCGTGATCCTGGCCGCCGGCCTTGCTGCGGCCGGCGTCCGAACGCACGCCGAGAACGCACCCGATGTGCTGCGCATCGGCTATCAGAAGTCATCGACAATCATCACGCTGCTCAAGACGCGGGGCGCGCTCGAGCAGGCACTGGCGCCGCTCGGCCTGCGCGTGTCGTGGCATGAATTCGCAAGCGGATTGCCGCTGACCGAAGCGCTCAATGTCGGCGCCGTCGATTTCAGTGCCGATGTGGCCGATACGGTTCCGGTCTTCGCACAGGCCGCGCGTGCGCGTTTCGTGTACGTCGCGCAGGAGGCGCCTTCGCCCAAGGCACAGGCGATCATCGTCAAGCAGGGCAGCGCGCTGCGCACGCTCGCCGATCTCAAGGACAAGCGCATTGCGGTCACGAAGGCAGCCGGCAGTCATTACCTGCTGCTTGCCGCGCTCGCACGCGCGAAGCTCGGGCCAGCCGATGTAGCGGTCCACTACCTGACACCCGCGGACGGCCGCGCGGCGTTCGAGCGTGACAGCGTGGACGCCTGGATCACGTGGGATCCCTATGTCGCGTCGGTCGACCGGAATCCGGACGTGCGGATTCTGGCCGACGGCAATGGACTCGCGTCGTACCAGCGCTACTACCTCGCCTCCAGCAGTTTCGCCGCCGCGCGGCCCGATGTCCTCCAGATCCTGTTCGACCAGTTGTCGCAAGCGGGCACGTGGCTGCGCGACCACCCGCAGGAGGCCGCGAACACCCTCGCGCCGATCTGGGGGCTCGACGCGGCGACGATCGCGCGCGCGAACACGCGGCGCAGCTATGTCGTCCGCGCGGTGGTCGCGCAGAACTTCAGCGAGCAGCAGAAGATCGCCGACACGTTTCTCGCAGCCGGGCTGCTACCTGCCCGCGTCGACACGAGCCAGGCGCAGCGCTGGAATTTCGTGGCGAAACGTGCCGAACCGGTCGGCGTGTGA
- the rnr gene encoding ribonuclease R — MSKYPYPIPSREEILGVLRTSDAPLAANDIAEALSIKRQEREGFFRRVAAMERDGQIRLDKRGHYQLTHPSNFVAGRVQGHRDGYGFVIRDDGQDDLFLPNGEMQKVMHNDRVLARIVGYDRRGRPEGHVVEVTERANKRVIGRLLNENGALIVAPEDKRIGHDILITQNVKKAKVGQVVVVELTDFPSRHSQPLGRVVEVLGDIDDPGMEIEIAVRKYGVPHEFSQPALDEAAALPDKVRPTDLRFRVDLRDVPLVTIDGEDARDFDDAVYCEPVKVGRGDGYRLIVAIADVSHYVQPGSGLDADALERSTSVYFPRRVIPMLPEKLSNGLCSLNPQVDRCVLACDMVITARGEIKAYQFYPAVIHSAARLTYTEVAAVLSNTKGPEAARRADLLPHLQDLYGVYKSLFAARQKRGAIDFDTTETYIVCNSQGKIEQIVPRQRNDAHKLIEECMLAANVCAADFLKRNKHPGLYRVHAGPTPEKLENLRAFLRGMGLSLGGGDKPHASDYAALMAQIRDRPDAQMLQPMLLRSMQQAVYSPDNIGHFGLAYEAYAHFTSPIRRYPDLLTHRAIYAILSGKKYVPKAPEGFELNTALSPRARAMQQADDESRGRSRSNTAIWEELGLHCSANERRADEASRDVEAWLKCYFMRDKLGEEYGGMVNGVTSFGIFVQLDTLFIEGLVHVTELGSDYFQYDEIKNELRGERTGIRYRLSDRVRVQVSRVDLDARKIDFRLVRDTPVKAPRPSPAPASAGGGVDRGNGPRVRTLPQVEEPAPRRKKAASAPSVAVKEVRAARKKGGSGGGAAAKPTAKKTRARKKY, encoded by the coding sequence TTGAGCAAATATCCGTACCCCATTCCGAGCCGTGAAGAAATTCTCGGCGTGCTGCGTACGAGCGACGCGCCGCTGGCCGCCAACGACATCGCAGAAGCACTGTCGATCAAGCGTCAGGAGCGCGAGGGGTTCTTCCGGCGTGTCGCCGCGATGGAACGCGACGGCCAGATCCGCCTCGACAAGCGCGGCCATTACCAGTTGACCCATCCGTCGAACTTCGTCGCCGGGCGCGTGCAGGGCCATCGCGACGGCTACGGGTTCGTGATTCGCGACGACGGCCAGGACGACCTGTTTTTGCCGAACGGCGAAATGCAGAAGGTGATGCACAACGATCGCGTGCTCGCACGGATCGTCGGCTACGATCGCCGCGGCCGTCCGGAAGGGCATGTCGTCGAAGTCACCGAGCGCGCGAACAAGCGCGTGATCGGCCGCCTGCTCAACGAGAACGGCGCGCTGATCGTCGCACCGGAAGACAAGCGCATCGGCCACGACATCCTGATCACGCAGAACGTGAAGAAAGCGAAGGTCGGGCAGGTCGTCGTCGTCGAGCTGACCGATTTCCCGAGTCGCCATTCGCAGCCGCTCGGCCGTGTCGTCGAGGTGCTCGGCGACATCGACGATCCGGGCATGGAAATCGAAATCGCGGTGCGCAAGTACGGCGTGCCGCACGAGTTCAGCCAGCCGGCGCTCGACGAAGCCGCCGCGCTGCCCGACAAGGTGCGGCCGACCGACCTGCGTTTCCGCGTCGACCTGCGCGACGTGCCGCTCGTGACGATCGACGGCGAGGACGCCCGCGACTTCGACGACGCCGTCTACTGCGAGCCGGTCAAGGTCGGCCGCGGCGACGGCTACCGCCTGATCGTCGCGATCGCCGACGTGTCGCACTACGTACAGCCGGGCAGCGGGCTCGATGCCGACGCGCTCGAGCGCAGCACGTCGGTCTACTTCCCGCGCCGCGTGATTCCGATGCTGCCGGAGAAGCTGTCGAACGGCCTCTGCTCGTTGAATCCGCAGGTCGACCGCTGCGTGCTCGCATGCGACATGGTGATTACCGCGCGCGGCGAGATCAAGGCGTACCAGTTCTATCCGGCGGTCATCCATTCGGCAGCGCGCCTGACGTACACCGAAGTCGCCGCCGTATTGTCGAACACGAAGGGGCCGGAGGCTGCGCGCCGCGCGGACCTGCTGCCGCACCTGCAGGATCTGTACGGCGTCTACAAGTCGCTGTTCGCCGCACGGCAGAAGCGTGGCGCGATCGACTTCGACACGACCGAGACCTACATCGTCTGCAACTCGCAGGGCAAGATCGAGCAGATCGTGCCGCGCCAGCGTAACGATGCGCACAAGCTGATCGAGGAATGCATGCTGGCCGCGAACGTCTGCGCGGCCGATTTCCTGAAGCGCAACAAGCATCCGGGCCTGTACCGCGTGCACGCGGGGCCGACGCCGGAGAAGCTCGAGAACCTGCGTGCGTTCCTGCGCGGCATGGGCCTGTCGCTCGGCGGCGGCGACAAGCCGCATGCGAGCGACTACGCGGCGCTGATGGCGCAGATCCGCGACCGGCCCGATGCGCAGATGCTGCAGCCGATGCTGCTGCGCTCGATGCAGCAGGCCGTCTACAGCCCGGACAACATTGGTCACTTCGGCCTCGCCTACGAGGCATACGCGCACTTCACGAGCCCGATCCGCCGTTATCCGGACTTGCTCACGCACCGCGCGATCTACGCGATCCTGTCGGGCAAGAAATACGTGCCGAAGGCGCCGGAAGGCTTCGAGCTGAACACTGCGCTGTCGCCGCGCGCCCGCGCGATGCAGCAGGCCGACGACGAATCGCGCGGCCGCTCGCGCTCGAACACGGCGATCTGGGAAGAACTCGGCCTGCATTGCTCGGCGAACGAGCGCCGCGCGGATGAGGCATCGCGTGACGTCGAGGCCTGGCTCAAGTGCTACTTCATGCGCGACAAGCTCGGCGAGGAGTACGGCGGGATGGTGAACGGCGTCACGTCGTTCGGCATCTTCGTGCAGCTCGACACGCTCTTCATCGAAGGGCTCGTGCACGTCACGGAACTCGGCTCGGACTACTTCCAGTACGACGAGATCAAGAACGAGCTGCGCGGTGAGCGCACGGGCATCCGCTATCGCCTGTCGGATCGCGTGCGCGTGCAGGTGAGCCGCGTCGATCTCGATGCACGCAAGATCGACTTCCGCCTCGTGCGCGATACGCCGGTGAAGGCGCCGCGTCCGTCGCCCGCGCCGGCGTCCGCCGGCGGCGGTGTCGATCGCGGCAACGGCCCGCGTGTACGCACGCTGCCGCAGGTGGAGGAGCCGGCGCCGCGCCGCAAGAAGGCCGCGAGTGCGCCGAGCGTCGCGGTGAAGGAAGTGCGCGCCGCGCGTAAGAAGGGTGGCAGCGGTGGCGGAGCGGCGGCGAAGCCGACCGCGAAGAAGACACGCGCCCGCAAGAAGTATTGA
- a CDS encoding N-acetylmuramoyl-L-alanine amidase, protein MILLRIGASCAALCLVAACTSPSLVERGTYYADTSLHARGADSRVRFLVMHYTESDEAKSLRTLTGDAVSVHYVIPPQPRIERGMPVVYQLVPESNRAWHAGVSAWQGTTELNAVSIGIENVNRGPLDPQNRTWQPYPPEQVAALTRLSKDIVARYGIPPTRVVGHSDIAPQRKIDPGPLFPWHALAEAGVGAWPDEATVTARLGGRDPHAPVDVRELQLKLARYGYDVATDGVLDARTRRVFAAFQMHFRPSDYAGNPDAETDAIAQALLDKYFAGTQPADNASAAGAP, encoded by the coding sequence ATGATCCTGTTACGCATTGGTGCATCCTGCGCCGCGCTGTGCCTGGTGGCGGCCTGTACGTCGCCGTCGCTCGTCGAACGCGGTACCTACTACGCCGACACGAGCCTGCACGCGCGCGGCGCCGATTCGCGGGTCCGCTTTCTCGTGATGCATTACACCGAAAGCGACGAGGCGAAATCGCTGCGCACGCTGACGGGCGATGCAGTCAGCGTGCATTACGTCATCCCGCCGCAGCCGCGCATCGAGCGCGGGATGCCGGTGGTCTACCAGCTCGTTCCGGAATCGAATCGCGCATGGCACGCGGGTGTCAGCGCGTGGCAGGGCACGACCGAGCTGAATGCGGTGTCGATCGGCATCGAGAACGTGAACCGCGGGCCGCTCGATCCGCAAAACCGCACCTGGCAGCCCTATCCGCCCGAACAGGTCGCGGCGCTGACCCGACTGTCGAAGGATATCGTCGCGCGCTACGGGATTCCGCCCACGCGCGTGGTCGGGCACAGCGACATCGCGCCGCAACGCAAGATCGATCCGGGGCCGCTGTTTCCGTGGCATGCGCTGGCCGAGGCCGGCGTCGGTGCGTGGCCGGACGAGGCGACCGTGACTGCGCGGCTCGGCGGTCGTGATCCGCATGCGCCGGTCGACGTGCGCGAACTGCAGCTCAAGCTCGCGCGCTACGGCTACGACGTGGCCACCGATGGCGTGCTCGACGCACGCACGCGACGCGTGTTCGCGGCGTTCCAGATGCATTTCAGGCCGTCCGACTATGCGGGCAACCCGGATGCCGAAACCGATGCGATTGCGCAGGCATTGCTCGACAAGTACTTCGCCGGCACGCAACCGGCGGACAACGCGTCCGCAGCGGGCGCGCCCTGA
- a CDS encoding MarR family winged helix-turn-helix transcriptional regulator, giving the protein MHALLRNFRLEDVPSHLLRRAHFKAEEIFANTFSDEGVTPRQKAALVLLYQEPGLNQNTLSERLAMDRNTVAEMVRRMSRGGLIERRPSPEDARAYQLYVAAAGMDLLNRVMPRDSAVEEQLLARLPEEYRSLFVKCLRLIAEEG; this is encoded by the coding sequence GTGCATGCGCTGCTGAGGAATTTCAGGCTGGAGGACGTCCCTTCCCATTTGCTTCGGCGGGCGCACTTCAAGGCCGAGGAGATCTTCGCGAATACGTTTTCGGACGAGGGGGTCACGCCACGGCAGAAGGCAGCGTTGGTGTTGCTGTATCAAGAGCCCGGGCTCAATCAGAACACCTTGTCTGAGCGGTTGGCCATGGATCGCAACACGGTGGCGGAAATGGTTCGGCGAATGAGCCGTGGAGGCCTGATTGAACGCAGGCCGTCACCAGAGGACGCGCGGGCCTACCAACTGTATGTGGCCGCTGCAGGGATGGATTTGCTCAACCGAGTCATGCCGCGCGACTCTGCTGTCGAAGAGCAGTTACTCGCTCGCCTGCCGGAGGAGTACCGCAGCCTTTTCGTCAAATGTCTGCGCTTGATCGCCGAGGAGGGCTAG